The Magnolia sinica isolate HGM2019 chromosome 3, MsV1, whole genome shotgun sequence genome includes the window ttgaaaaggacaggctgaagcacgtctgggacgttgtccttaaagcgttatttgtccctactcaagtgaattgagtatgctaatGGGTTACAgccaaaccacttctaggatacaaTGAGTCTGATGTGGGTCTACGTTCAACAAACACAAAGGCCCACTAATGAAACTCTTTTACACATAGTTTGGCAGaagtacaataaaagaaaaatctcaaaagaaaagagaagagaagagaagttgtgatttagaccactgtaCTGGTTTGTTCTTCAACTACTGGTTTAGTTGAACCGTTCtaaaccacaccgctggtctgttcttcaagcaatggttcaACCTTGTTGTTTTGCTGGAGTTACTGGAGTATATAAGAGGAGTGGCTATCTCAGTTCAAATGGGCTTGCCGAAGTGGGTTGAGAGattgtttggaaacccatccaggccctgtTTATATAGGCTCTGGTGGCTGAGGGTTATGGttcagggaaataaatctcatgactgttttctagctgttggagaaaactagccattttatagctgttttctgactgttgtgcataaGCCATTAAGTTGCCACATGCTGAATGTTGTGAGACAATGGCTAGCCGTTTATAACTGTTGAGCTAGCCACATGCAGCAGTTTCTGCATTATCTGGAATGAATTGCAGGAGGAATTACACCTCTGCTGCAACAACTCTATTCTAGCCTCTATATATACTGAGAGACCCTGATTCGGTCCTCTAGTTTCTCTTCCAACCAACCATCTGCCTTAGCCACCTAGTCTCACGGCTAATGGGCCTGAATTTATGCCCAGACTGAGCTTGTATTGGGGTTAAATTGACTGGATTGAATTGGGATAACAGGTTCAAGAGTGCTCTGATAAGCTTGTCAGCCCGCAGCGGGGTGTCTACAATAtccacggtgtggatatagacaGTGCATCAGGTGAGCGGCAAAAGTATGCTGAACATATACCGTTGATATTCTCTCCTACGTGTGTGACCGGCCTGAATAGTAGACCAGCCTGATTACGGGAAACCCATATTCATGATGAtctccacctgatcaatggccccGATCTCATACAACGGTGTCTGGCTGAGATGCCTGCCATGGCTTAGCATTTCTCATGTTGGAAATAAGTCTGTCAAAGTAGATTTATGGTCCACGAATGTGGACCATttcttttgtttcattttttctcttctttttttaccGTCCATTTGCATGCTCTTTGTCAGACAAGTGCCAATAACCCAAATGAAATTGAGTTCATTGATtagctttgaaaaaaaaaaaagggaattcggtacttgaaaaaaaaaaaaaaaactccagaaAGTACAAAACCCCAAATGAAATTTGAACTACTAGAGAAAGTATAGAAATAGATTAACCGATTGGTTGCAAGTCACATAGCTTTGAGAGTGGAAATGGAGGGTCAAAATAAGAGCCATTGAGTATGGCCCATGTTATAAGCTTGTTTGCAGCATCAGTGGCATGGATTCCATCCCAGCTCACATAGTTCTGTGGGTCACCACATGCTGTTGCTGTGACATTCCTCCCATTTATAATCTTGCTATTCCCACAGAACACTTGCGGATTAAAATTGTAAGCACCACCACCATCTCCACAGCAAGCTTTGGTTCCATACAAGAGCCCTGCAAGGAGAAGGACAAATACCTGCTAAGAATAGAGGCATGATAATTCTCTGACGAAAATGGACAAATACAACCAATGACCTTACGTTTAGGAAGGGCTAATTAAATTGAATAGTTAAGATCTGTTATGTGTCTCGAATTCTATGTCACATTTCTATTATCCCGTCGGGCCCCATGAGATGTCTTAATACCTTATGTTACATTCCTATTGACCCCAGTGCTCACACATTATCAGCTCTAAGATCTACATTCACAACAATGAAACATTCTACAAACCTTTTGTTATTCTAATCCCAGTCAACCATCTACTCTCAAGATGCATATCAATTAATTGATCTCCACGTCCTGCTAGTTCACATAGAGTCCCCCATTATGACCTGGTGGCTGATGTTTCCCAGTATCCTATGAGGCAGGAAAGTGTAAAATGTGGAAACTTTTGTCATGTAAAAATATTAGAATTTCCTCGTTTGGGCTTGAACTTTTTtacaaggattttttttttcaatttccatagaaatgaatggaaatgaataTGATACTTTGAAATGTTTGGATGATAAGGAAAATAGGATTCCATAAAGTAAATTTTGCAATATTtcataattaaaatttttaagtgATTGTTGTCttataaatatgagatttttatttaaatctttaaaaataaaatttatatcttAATTGATTGGTATATGTGCATCCAAAGATGACCAGAGATTCTTTTTGGATATTATTGAGTTAGGTTTTGGGAAGGCAATATATGTAAGTGGTCGTTGCAACCTTCATCATAGTGGGATCATCTTTGTTCATGGATGTAGCCATTTTCGTGATGGTCTATGCATATTCATGTGTTTTGTTGTTACTTTATTTCTAGTTTTTTACATTTTCGCATAATGCACAATTGTCTCAAAGGAGATTTTATAGGGCATCTCCCACCAACTATTCTAGATCCTTCAGACGTGGGCCTCACATCTATAGTTTGTTAGATCAAGCAAAAGTTCAATATATCTCTTCATAAGTGTGGAAGAAGAACCTTACCATGGTTCGTAGGATGCCGGAAGAGCTCAAGGACAACAGAATGAATGTCGACGTATACCACCGATGCATTTGGGAGGAGATATCGTGTTTGTTTGAGCTTCTCCTTCAACATATTGTTGTAGTCCACCACTGCATTGTTGTAGGAGACCATGCACCCATACATGTCCAAGTCGGAGTTGTTGTGAGGTAGCTCCATCAAGAACGCCGGATAACAACCGATTGGCGCGATATTGAATACGAGAAATGTCCGCCCCCCTTCAGCATATAGTGACTGTAGATGCAAATCTTAGATATAAAAATAAGTCTATGTGCCCATTTGGATGCAGTACTAAATAGAACCAGAATTGATCCCttaaagtgaaaaataaaaaagaaaaaccaaattgATCTAATTACCTTTTTTAGAATTCATATTAAGGGTCTGGACTTCAAATTTAAATTATGGGTGCATTCCTCAATATGACTATTATGAGGTGTTCTTTGTTTTTGTGGACGACTAAATTGAATTTTCTCCATTCCATTCACTCGTGTATCCAAACGCAGTGATGTTGATGCACCTAGTTGGGTAATTGAACTAGGGTGACGCTTGCCAAGTGCAGCCCTGGTTAGCAAAGTACAAGGCAAAATGGCTGAAAAATGTTAGGACGAGCCAGATCTTCTAATTGGCTATGAAACTAGAAGCCAAGGAACCGAGTCAGCCCAGTTAGTTATCGGGCTGAATAtagaggcccaatgtccatctccACCTTCGACTCAAGCCTGCCCCAAAGTAAGCTAGATTATGTGGCCCATCTCAATTTGATCAATTTACGCGGCAACAATGGGACCTTTAATGAACTCATATGTGTTGGCGTCAATGCCCTAAAAAACCATCCATACCCTAAACCACTAGCTACGTGGATGTGAGTGAGAAAATCTCAAACGTTAATCATGGTGACCATGGGTCCAAGATTGGACATGTGATATGCTAATGTTGCTCTCATCTTATGTTCATTAGATTTATTGAGAAGTGATTCCTCCGTGGTCTTTGGGAACTTGAGATTGAATATGACAGTCATTGATTTATAAGAGTCATGGTCCATCAATCTCTTATAAGTCCgagcatgaaatatgttatgcgaATAGAAGTATGACTGCCCACAAGTGATTCGAATAGAAGAcctgtgtgcatgtgtgcatgcatgttgTCATGATGGAACATGAGATTACTTACTTTGACTGTATCGACGATCTGGTAAGCCACCTGAGGAAGAAACTGCTTCAGGCCGTCTATGCCAATCTTTGCCAAGTCGGAGGTGAAATCATTCTGGCCAATGTACATAATATACAATGACCGCCCGAAAATGTCCAGTGGAGGAAGCTTCTCTGTGacatttgtttaaaatttcaggaGCATTCCACTCATTTGAGggttaaaattagaaaaactttgatactctggcagagttgaAGAATGATCCCCAGGTACTTAAAGATCACTTAAAAATTGTATGAGTGGCATACGAGTAATTCCAACTAAATAGACCGAgttatgggtcccagtttaaaTGACCATGAACTAAAAAATTCAATTATTTAATTATCTGAAGAGCAGATTGGCTAACATATATTGTACAGTTAAAAATGGAAAATGTTCAATGGTCccattttagtaaatttaaaagTGTCCGTGAAACAatggttagaattgttcaaccaatctgctTAAGGCATTTGAGGAAGGGCTTCCAGATGGGCCTttagtttgagttaatgtatgccacgtctACAAGTTACAAGTACCTGAGTATCAAGTGTCATagtcagccagagtatcaaataacttgaaATCTATGGCTTACCGTGGGGATGAAGGTCAATTACTCTAGCCTTGAATTCTTTCATTTGGTTGAGCTGAATTGCCAATGAAAAGGGGCTGAGGCCACTAACAAAGAGAGAGGTGTTTGGCAATAGCACCGTTGATGCCAATGTTGCGTAGTTGGCTCCATGTTTGAAATTTGACCCCATTGATTGTAGATATGGGCTCAGAAACGGTAAACCAAGAGCCTGAGCTGtaaacatttaaatacataaACAAAAGAGAACGTTACAAAATGACTCACATGTGTGACAGATGCACACATCCAGAGCATGTAGCACGTGTACCTCAATCCACATCGTTGAAATCATAGGCCCCAGTGTAGATGGGACAGAAAACCCAGATTCAAACAGTTAGATAATCTTATCCAGCATTCAGGAAATATTGAGTTTTGGACTAATCCTCAGCAGGACCCTTCTTTTGGACGGACTGGATTGATATATAAGTGCGTCAAGAAATTGAGCAACAGCAGAGAGAGATGCTTATTGGATTATAAAGGccgtagagctgtacacaagccaAACTGAGTTGAGCTTGGGCCTGGCTTGGCAAGCAGGCTACTCCAatttgaactcggctcagctcagtcctcaagcctgattggcTTGGCTCGGCCAGCAGGATACCTCAACTTGAACTCAGTTCAGCTAAGtcttcaagcctgactggccagctcagctcaatCAGCAGTTCAGGCCAGCTCAAGTCAATTTCAAGTCGAGTTTAAGTTCGAtctttcgagctgagttcaagttcAAGATTACGAGCAAGTCCCAATTtagattttagggtttttaatataatataatataatatatattttatttaaatatataaatatatacaaaatatttatattaagtgaactcgATCTGAGTCAAGTTTAGTTCAGTCTAGCTTAGACTCGGCTCAAAAatatttcgagctcaaaaaatcaacttgacccGGCTTGAACCAGTTTAAGCCAAGTCAAGTTGCCTTTCTGAGTTGAGCaattaaccaagctaactcggttcgtgcacACGCTACAGTGTGTGTAGATAGTGCCGTAAGTTAGTGGGCTTATGTGGGACCCAGTATCAAgttatttatatgccatctaacagAACCTGTAAGTGTGCAGGACATCTGACCGGTAGAACCTGTAAGCGGTAGAACCTGTAAGTGTGCAGAACATCTGACCGGTACACAATTTGGCCCACACTCTGTGAAGTTGGATACACGCAAAAATCAGTCAATTCAAATAAAACATGTTTTGTAGCGTGGTCTCGTCAACTAGGTTGATACGTGCAATGCCTGTAAATTGGGTGTGAAGATAGATGCGTGTGAGGCTAACAAGCATCTGGTGTGGGTGACATCTGCCTCTTACTTTTGGACATGGCCCATGGAATCCACTCGTAGGCAACAACTACTGGTGTTATAGTTGGTCCCACCAAGCTTCTCATGTATAtcctaaattcaaaattgaattcaaTTTTAGATGAGATTAGGATAAGATGATATTATAATAAGGTgaaataaaattgaatttaaTTGTTAGACTGGATTATCTGGTATTTATTAGTTCTAAATAtctcaaacaaaaaaaaataggaaGAGAGAGTTATCTGACCTATCCTTTATAGGATCATATCTGCTCCCGTAATGATTAAGCCGAGATCGATAATGTATACAGCACCATGGGAGCTATTTGCAGTTCGCCAATCACAACAATGTAAACATTTGCCTAAAACCTCATAAGTTCACGCGTTGTGGCCTGCATGAGTTTgggataaggctgatttttgtatcttctttCCTTCGTCCCAGTGAATCCACCTGATGATGAAAGATACACGCCATGGTGGCCCCAAAAACACTAACCAaaggatcctaaccatccaactgatTGTTCTTAAATGATTGTTTACTAGTAAAACACTAAGGAGGCCAAAATCAGATGGTCACAACAATCTTTTCGATGTATTTTTTGGGCTATGATCTTCCACAATTGGGCCAGctagttggacggtctggattgcttaTAAAACTATGGCATGTGAGGTTGTAGGGTTACCACCATTTTTAAAGGGTTTAAAAGACAAAAGGCCAAAAACATGCGTTCTGGTGGGCCCAAAAGCCAGCTAGTGGTCCATAAAGGGACAAAAGAAATACTGACAAACAGCACCTCTCAGAGTCCCAATCACTCCTGCAACTTCCTCTTGTGCGCTTTCACCCCCGTAAGTCTCCCCGTGAGGACTTGCTAATGCACGTTTTTGGATCATGCATACCGCACATGTCGCATAATGCCACACGTGTTCAATATCCAAGCTGCTAAACAGACTTGTCCCGCCATACAGATgccttgtttttttaaaaatttaaaaaaaaaaaaaaaaaaaacagtccaGTATGGCCCTCAGGTGGTTGGTCGTGTCGGTGGAATGTGGGCCGTTAGTCTTTCTTCGTACGTGCATGGACCCACACAGATGATCGAATCAGCCTGAAATTTTTTATCTAATTTTTCTACTTAGTAACAtctgcctgatgagtggcttggatatcACACAGAGCCACAATGCCACGTGTGAGAAAAAAATTGCACTCGATTGTGCGGTACCACCACCTACCATCAGTAGCATCATGACCGTCATTATTATTTTGTTTGGCATGAGCTTCCACGGTTTCACCTAGGAACTGATCACATACATGCAAGGGACCACAACTTGTGGTATCGCACCGTCTTTCCATCCTCCATACCATTTGTGTAGGGCATCAATACCATCAAagtggttggccccaccatgaagatcatctgaGACAAAAATCAGGACgttccactaatcaggtgggacacacctttGAAATCATTGGAAAATCAATGGTACAGCTTAACatacagttgtggcccacctgatgatctgaTGAGCCTGATTTTCAAGAAGGGTGATCTGAGGGTGGCACTGATATCCTACACAAGTGATACCTGTATGTGATCAATTTCACTATAGAATGTTATGGCCCAGCTGAACTGCATCATTTAACACTAACAAGCAATGCAAGATGTTGCAGTTGAGTCTATCACGACAAGGAACCCTAGCACATAGGGCGCGTTTGGATGCTCAGTTACATTGAATTGCAATAAACCAAATTCCCAATAAagagaaaatgacaaaaatgttGGGATAGCACCATTTTAATCTATAGCAATTCGATGTGTTTCAGGTTGGATCTGAAATAATAGTTACGGTAGCTTGAATGTAATGaattgagttatattgagatcCATTTCAATTGACCATTCCAAACGCGCACCAAACGCTATTTACTCGCCTCAATCAACCTCAAAGCAGCTCTACTATCTTTACCTAAGAAATCAATGACGAGACGCCCATCGGAAGCGCGGCCCGACGGCTTCTTGAAGTAGGTCATGCCATAAGGGCCTGACGCAGCAGGAAAAGCAGCATAAAATCCTCCTGTATCAGAATTCGAGTCGCCAAAGTTGAAAATCGCCTTGAAATCGCATTCCGCAGCCCCCACATGAAACAGGTATCCCAAGAGCATCGCCCACATCACCCACATTGCCGGGACTAGCCGGAATCCGGCACCCATATCGATGACGTGGACGAGATTGCCTTAGTAGCTAATCTATCAAAAATGAAAAAGCAATGCTATAGCTAAGATGGGAAGTTACAAGGATTGAGTGGAAATTTTCAGTGTTCGCCTTATCTTATATAGGAAATTGAGTGACTGACACGTGTCAAGTTAACATTGTTTGGAGTTATCTATGGGTGATTTATCAAAATCTTCACCTTAGTGACGGCGggaggcggatttcctgcgaaagaagTTACTGCGCAAggattcaggtggggcccactgcaatgtttgttagaaattcaaacctttcatccgtttttcgagctcattttagggcacgcgAACAAAAATAAAGTGGATACAAAActccaatgggccacacgagagaaaacagtggggatttaggaccaccgttgaaatatttatatggacGCAAAGGTTTTGTATCGGTCTAAGTTttgggtgttttcacttcatcccagtgaaaatgaccttataaacggtttggatggcatataagcattaacttggagcctaggaaggtttcaacggtaggaattcctttccccactgtttcatcttgtatggcccacttgatatttggatactcctcatttttattataatatcctaaaatgagctcgaaaaatggatagacgggttggatttctcataaacatcagggtggactccTCCACCTTGCATcctagtgcaggaacttcctgccaaaggcttttgcaggaaatccgcgtccgtaacGGCGCGGACAGCAACTGCCACGTGAGCACAGTAGATGGGAATATATTTTGTTGAGGTTTAGTTAAGATTCTACAATGGTAGTGGAAATCTGACCACTTTTTCCAagtggactgtggggcccatctttgatcATAGCTTTAGTTGGATTGAGATTTTCACAACTGTGGCTGTAAGGTTgggtgatcttgaccatccaagggcCTTGGCATGGATGGCTGACATCACCAGTGACTGTACGATCCTAGTGATCCCGTTGAGTAGGCTTCAAAGTATGATTGTATTGTTCAGAAATGACACTCACGGATCATGGTAACCTGAATTTTCTCTGCTGAATGTGGACCAATTTCGTTTTCATCCGTTCATTTGGTGGCCATCAATCAGACGAACAGGATTGTCGAACAATGGAACATCTATGCAATTGCTCATCTATTGtagggcccatcagatgaacggttaaCATCCTTCAGAACAGCCTCATATGCAAGCCAAGGAAAGGCTAAAACACCTCCATCGATCAGAGTACCCGTGGAAGTAGATCAGGTGGCCCCAAAGGCTTCTAAAAAAATGCTATTACATGATTTGCACTCCAAGACGCTGTATAGCAAACCGGGCAGCAATCAATCATGCcagtccatctcatttttggtctgaaAATAGGGTGGACCCATCTAGAGGCCAGACTATTTATTTCTTGGGCCTCACCACACCCGATCAGTGGTCAATGGCAGCTACGTAAACGGGTCCGATCTTGGGCTTATTCCGAATAAAGAACATACTAAATAAGCCCAGGCTCGGCTAGTTAGTGGTTAGCTTAGCGGGCTAAGAATTAGTCCCAATCCATCCAGGCCTGAAAATACAAACCCAAGCGTATTTGTCTTATGCCAAAAGTAGAACAAAGGCTGTGGGCATCAAGAAGTGGGTGTAAATATCACTTCCCTCCCAGGATAACCTACACAGACAGGAGTTAGAATGCACCTTGGGCAACATTGATACCAACCTATGAAACTGATTTTTGCATATGACGATTTTACTCAGAGCCCAACAATCAGTGGACCACCTCCTGGATGAATGATAGTAAAAAACCCACGCTGATTGGAAGAGTACTATTCCTAATCCTCACTGAAGATCAATGAAATTTCCAATGTAAGATGTAAGGGACGAGTGAAAACCAGAGCTCTATTTTAATGTCCCAAACAAGACAGCAAATTGCAGCCTGTCATGAAATGAATAGAAAAGGCACATCGCAATCCTCAAAGAAAATACTCAAACAAGCAACACGAATCACAGATTTTCATCACCGATGCATAATCCCAAGACATACAATGTCTGATTGATTAGAAGCAAATAATCCAGGGGAACAGAAAAATAATCTCACGCAGCAAACTGGCCAAAGAGCCACTTCCGGATCTGCATCAAGCAAGAAAGAATCTGATTTAGGGACAACAACTTGATGCTGATGGTATGATATCTGGATATTAAAATTTCAATGCTGAAAACAGTAATCAACTCAAGAACAACCCACTGCAGACTGGATTCATTTCCATATGATAATAGGAATGGCCAAAATCATGAAGTGGCACACAAGTACACTTCCAAAATCACATGTTCTGGATGGATCCCTTTCCTACCCTGAGGTTGGGGTTAAAACTCATTCAATGGCATTTGGATGGGCAATCAAATTGGATTGCAGTTATCAGTCTAATAAAGTGGAAGTCTCCAAATTGTAATTCCTTTAGGCCCTGTATGGTAGGCACCTAAAAAagagttaatctcattttagttaaaggtaattatctattagagatcttgatctcctctaatacataatcactATCAACATGGACTCATTATGTATTAgtgatcaagatctctaatatataattactgACAACTAAAATGAGGCAAACTGATTTTTAGATGTCTGCCAAACAGAGCCTTACCATTCATATTCAAGGCTGACTCCAACTTGCAAATTCAGCACTTTCAAGCATGGTATAAAAAGTGGTTAAATTAAGTTGGGGGTGAATTTCAACCACTTCAACTACTCCTGttcaatttttgaaaattttaattatttaaaaaaattttaaatgcaaaaaataataatctttagTTTAAAAAATAATGATATTGTTTCATGAAAGAActtattgttgtttttttaatttatggatgagatgagtgattgttATATTTTTCATAAGAAATTAACTTTCAGAATTtcaaaaattatggaaaaataaaaaatctgtttactttaaataaataaaatcatgttATTTTATAATCATGTCTGCATGTATGGATGGTTGTATGATATATGTATGTGGATGTGTGCATTGATGGATGGACTCCTGAATGtgttatggatggatggatggatggatgcgtTATGCATGTATGGGAGCATCCTACATGAATGGATTGATGAGTGTGTATGAATGCATGCATGTACGTATGTATGAGTGGAcggatggatagatggatagttggatgatgtatctatgtatgtatgaatacatggataaatttttggtacTATTGCACTGCTTTTTTACAACAGCACAAGTTTAAGCCCCTAGTAAATGGAAACTTAATTGTGTAAAGttcttttttacaaattttttattcctaaatatggaAACATGTGTCTTTtggcatctcctgaagtttcattgaaaaattcctccTTTTTTTCTCAATGTTTTCCTCGGCTAGCGATATCAGCAacgatatcgatacatgtttccatatccaaCGTGAGCGAtacatgtttccgtatccccggTGAGCGATACATGTAACGACACTCATACTACCAACACTGCTTCAAAGCCCTCCAGGTGCAGGAGTGAATATGTAAAAATGTAAAAATGTAAATTGTTGGAGAATGTGCAATAGGTACTGAAAAATCACAATTTAAACAAGGCATAGCAGGCTAAGCACCCCCTGAATGAGTTGATTTTTAGAACCTCTCCCCAAACATTTTGAAAGAAGCAGGTTGCTGCCCacagaaaaacaaaaacagagaGGGGGAGGGGGCGCGCGCTTGAATGGGATATAGTAGATACCTCTGGCAGCTTCTTCCGAAAGACAACATCAAGCCGTGCATCAAGCGTATTCTCACACACAATCTTCCCATCTCGAGAAGCCAGAACAACACCTCCAGAACTGAATCAGCGCACAATATCAGCTTTTGGTCACaactttttttgaaagatacagCCTTATCATGTGTGCATTCAATATTCTTAAGAAAGGTTGGAATTGTGAAAATTAAAAAGTAAGATGTTGCTATAGACAGAATCAGTGTTTTCAGTATCGCTCGTAGCATACCACTTAGCGTATGCTACTTATTGTAGCGTAGCTAAAACGCTACATAGTGTATGCAGGTAGCATAGCTCCCTAGTAGCGTAAGCTATGGGGCATGTAGCATAATTTACAGAGCATGTAGCGTAACCTACAGAgcatgtagcatacgctacatgtAGCGTAGTGTACAATGTAGCACAGGTAGCTTATGCTACTTGAAATCTCctttttctttagtttttcttCCATTGCTagttcaacacctattttaaaatagcggtgactcatccccatcacacgtgccactacattagatcaatttggaccatctaaattgtgCTCCATGTTGTGGATAGAGTGCTtagatcaatccagaccatccaaattgtggtccatattgtgaacttgtgatgtttcaataaataaataaatatatatatatgtatatataaatataaaaagatgTCACACTTAGAGATGCCTAAAGGCAAAGAGACGGAgaaattttgcatggaaatatgcaGTTAACGATCTAGATTTGTAGTCAAACACTCGTAGGAAATATgcatttttataaattttatcatatttttccattattttaattaaaaaatatttggtatcgtgtagcttacactatacactacgtagcttacgctacacgctatagagggccaaaTGCTACGctatacgctacacgctatttcAAAAACCATGGACAAAATACTTAAAGAGTGCATGAACTAGGTTTTCCCAATTATCAACCTTTGCTTTCAATATCTTGAGAATGAGGAAAAACTGGAGTGAACAAATGTTTagagaggcccatgtgagagaGGGCTCCCTAATATCGCAGTTGCCTTCAATTCCCATGTGCTACATCAAGTGAATAGGAAATTTCTCCTTTGTTAAGTCCATGTGAGAGAGGGTTTAGAATTATCCCAATAAACTTTGTATGAACTTTGATGTAAGAAAAATTACCAGAAAGGCCCATGTGCATGATGATGGCTAGGAGCAGGCGGCAGATAGAC containing:
- the LOC131241279 gene encoding GDSL esterase/lipase At4g01130; protein product: MGAGFRLVPAMWVMWAMLLGYLFHVGAAECDFKAIFNFGDSNSDTGGFYAAFPAASGPYGMTYFKKPSGRASDGRLVIDFLAQALGLPFLSPYLQSMGSNFKHGANYATLASTVLLPNTSLFVSGLSPFSLAIQLNQMKEFKARVIDLHPHEKLPPLDIFGRSLYIMYIGQNDFTSDLAKIGIDGLKQFLPQVAYQIVDTVKSLYAEGGRTFLVFNIAPIGCYPAFLMELPHNNSDLDMYGCMVSYNNAVVDYNNMLKEKLKQTRYLLPNASVVYVDIHSVVLELFRHPTNHGLLYGTKACCGDGGGAYNFNPQVFCGNSKIINGRNVTATACGDPQNYVSWDGIHATDAANKLITWAILNGSYFDPPFPLSKLCDLQPIG